Below is a genomic region from Henckelia pumila isolate YLH828 chromosome 3, ASM3356847v2, whole genome shotgun sequence.
GGAGATCTAGGCTTTCTTTTGGGAATCCGGAAGCGGCAGTACGGTCcagacgtcgtagcggagctgtggtctAGTTTTGAGGCcagcgacatcaaagggctgacgacggacgcaggtatagcttttgcttcctaaaaatatttagaagtatgcaatagcttagttaaggcttttggagcACATTAattatattagtatcatttggcttGTAGctcggattataggcgtggacttagagctggtagagcttgcctagtagttgaggtacgaaagtactgttcgagatatcctgactgagtatgcatgatttatatgacattgatatatgttgcatacatttgcatattgagctatctcgttcgagatgtctgttagtagggttttaccctatcctgttagttgatggacttccatcgatttgggtccggagtatccactggtattttggtatgggagccacctcctaaaccGACGgtacaacgtgctacataccagagcccggtttgtctttgttatctgatccttgacctcgggTCTGTAGGGAGtttactttgcatgcatgtatactcatactctcgtgctgagcgttttatgctcacgtctcgtactctatgtttttggacaccctattccatggggcacgtttgcgattggatgatgcGGGttgatccaagaggggctaggcggtggttggccagctggagctttgcctagATTAGTATTGCATTGTATTTGGATAATAcaatattcgatttggttgtataactattcgGGGTTTTTACAGATTCTTTtccttgagattgtataatgtttattcgTTTTCGCAGTTtatttctgatatctgtttaattaagttaattgcatgcttaagttatgattagtaggtgatctgggtaaggatCACTACATTAGGTTTTTGAATGAACGCCTAAGAGCATCTCCAACGCTGCGCCAAAATGGCATTTTGCACCATTTTGGCGCAGCAAATCATCTCCAATGGGGGCGCTATTTTTGGACACCAAAATAGCGCCCCACCAATGCCTACGCCAAATATGGCGCAGAATTGGCGCAGTCccatttactttttttttaaaaaaattcttttattacTTTTTAATTATTAGAATTAATGTTtagataataatataatattaattttataattaaatattcaacataaaaatttaattataatttgtaaattaaatttataaataaatgtgtaattatttatttttttaatattaattataaataattaattattggtttgatttaattattataaataatataatagtttaaaacaaatgtaaataatAATGTGAAATTAATATATTGatcattttattaatattatcataattattaatattataaaaattaaatgtaatacaattaattaatgcaaatttataaatatatttttataaataataaaaaatagtatAAAAAGTAAAGTAAAAagaatattttgagaatattctTTTTAGAGTAAGATTTGAAGTAAATGGTTGAAAATTGATGCTACATTTGGTGCAAAAATTGCACTATTTTAGAATAGAATTGCTTTAAAATGACGTTTTGGATTGGAGATGGCCTAACAAATGGTGGGGAGTGGGGAACAAAATCAAATATCTATTactgtttattaaatttaagcaCCACATAAAAACTAATGTTGTCACAGTCTGGTTTTTTACTAATCCAAAAATGTCCCCCACTAACTTATGTTCTTTCTATAATTTTCATTTtacactattttttttatttccccCCTTTTAAATCACTTTTTTTTCTTTCGAATTATGTGGAGATGGCTGTTTTCATGCCTATATATATACGTCGCACACGCATCGAGTGTGCCTCAATTactagtattttattaaattgcaTGGACTAATTTGGCACATGACAAAACACAAGGGACCAAATTGGAAAACACCTGAACAAGACAGAAGACTGTTGTGTTAAATCTGGGTCTTCAAAAATCTCGGGCCTATAACAAAACCATTAGACAGTCTTAGGGTTTATCCATCCGATTCTCGTAAAGGGGGTTTCTCTTCTCCGCCGACCGCCGTCGATATGCCTAAGCACTATAGAGCCGCCGTATGTTGAATCTTAACCTCTCTTTcgtctctcttctctctcacgCTGAGTAATAGTAATTCagtatgtatttttatttttaagggcAAGAAAAAGGAAGGACATGCCGCCAAATATGTCACCAGATCTCAAGCGCTCAGGCACCTTCAACTCGGCCTTTCATATTTCAGGTTCTTCAATCAAGAAATTTTCTATATCCAAAAAGTATTTAATTTAAGCTCCTTCCaggatatttaatttaatttaagctCCTTCCAGAAAATTATGCATCCTAAAAGGTGTTTTCCCTCGGGAACCCAAGAAGAAGCTGAAAGGAAATCATAATTCATATTATCACGTGAAAGATATCATGTTTGTCAAACATGAGCCCATTCTAGGAACATTGAGAGACATGGGGGCATATGAAAAGAAGGTGAAAAAACCATGTCAAAGAAGAACAGGGATCTTGCTTGAACGACTTTTGACAAGGAAGCCTACTTACAATCTTGATATGCTTATTAAAGAGAGGTGAATGCGACAAGTTTTAAACTTTGTGGTATTCTGCTTTTTCTATTTATGGACTTATGGTATTGATTCTTGCTTGACATTAACTGTTTCTCGTTTTGACATTTAGATATCCTAAATTTATTGACGCACTGAGGGATCTTGATGATTGTCTTAGTATGGTACACCTGTTTGCTGCATTGCCAGCAGTGGATAGGGCGGTAAATGGAGAAAAGATTCCCGTTGACCGTGTTCATAATTGCAGAAGGTTACTTACTGTTCGTGGTTGTTAAAATGGTTATTGATTTTTAGTAAAATGTTCAATTCTGCATAACAAAATGGTCTTTGCATTAATGTGATGTTTGGTTCTTTGTTTTGAGTAGGTTGAGTCTTGAGTGGCAGGCATTTGTTTCTCGCACCCACAAACTGCGGAAGACATTCATTTCTGTGAAAGGCATATATTACCAAGTATGTAGGTGTGACTTATGATGAAATTTCAGTGATCTGTTACTGGTAGTGCTGTGGGTTTTATTGATCCAACTTTGTCTTCAATCTTAATAGGCAGAGGTTGAGGGCCAAAAAATTATATGGTTAACTCCTCATGCATTGCAGCAAGTACTGCCAGAAGTTGATTACAAAGTCTTGCTTacatttttggaatttaatgaGGTCTGTTTATAAGTCTTATCATTGTCTTATAAATGATTATGGATGGCTGTTTTATTTTTACAATCGAGGTGGCATTAATACAAAAAGTAAGCTTCATGTTAATAATTCTGAAGATAGAAGCTAATTTTTTTACTCTCAGAGGAGACTCTTTGGGCTGCTTGGCCTGAATTGGTCATATGGGTATCGGATCATTGTCAAATAACCTAATGCAAGCCAAAATAAGTGCTACAGTACTGCTAGTATTCTATTGCGATTTTGGGTGCCAAGTTTCTTTGAAATTATCattatttcttaaaattttttaaatttcttgtTTTTCCTCTAGTGGACAGTGTCAATTAATTGAGTGTTTCTTTTTAAAGAATTCAAAACTTATTGTTTTGTATTAGGCTAATagtattgttttgatttatCCAGTGTTCATTTTTTGTATTATTTGGCTGCAGGCTCTCCTAGCATCAGTTAACCACAGACTCTATAATTTGATAAACTTGAAATATCCCCCCATCCTTGACCCTCGGCTGGAAGCTTTTGCTACAGGTATATTTATTAATCATCGTCTGAATTGCAGGAAAGGACTTTTTAGAATTTGAAAGTGCTACACTTTGATAAATAGACCTTGATTAATTCTATTTGATTGAATGCAGATCTTTATGCCATGTCAAGATTATTTGATGCGAAAGATTGCACTTCCTCAATGAAGACAGCTGCTGTCATTTCATCTGTATCTGAGCGTACCAAGATCCAGCAGAAAGGGACAAACCATGATGAATCTGTAGATTCTGTAGATCGACATGCACAGCTTCAACAACTTCTTTCTTTTGATGAGACTGGTGCTTTGATGCACCTTGCTGTAGACGCTATAAGTGAGGATGAGGAGGATGCAGACACAAGAGAATGTAAAAATCTCTTCAAGACCATGAAATTCTTCTTGAGTCGTGAGGTAAGATGTTATGCTATTACAGTATTACTTGTTATGGCCGAAGATTGTATGTTGTTTATGGATACAGTTCAATCAGTAACAGTCACTTGCCTATGTATTTTCTGTTAAATATATAGCGTTGCTTTTGTCTCTGGTTCATTGAATCCGAAATCGCTCATGCACCCAATTGGTGATGATTTTGTTCTGGTGTGTATATTACTGCTGATGTACATTTAATTTGTGCCTATTTACCGATAATCTATCACTGATTCACTGTCATGGtatctttcttttcttcccTTTCTGTCAAATCCCTCTCATTTCTTGGCCTCCTGGTAATACACTATTACCTATTGGGTGCATGAGCGATTTTGGATTCAATGAACCAGAGACAAAAGCAACGCTATAGCACATGCAGTATTGGAGTTTCTCCCTTTTTTGCTCTTTCATAGCACGTTTAGAAGTGTGAGCGTCCTTGTACAAGTTCCTATAGAGTCATTGCTGTTTGTCATCCCTGCTTTTGGTGGAACAGTTTCTTGGGAGGGTGAAGGAGCTCCACTTGAGGAGTCTGACCAGAGCATTACTCATCAGGTTTGCAATTTTTACACTTTTGGGAGGATAAATGCTCCACAAATGATGTACGAAAAACTTCGTAATTTACGTGTTCTGGATCCATATTTATTGTTTATGTACATTGTCTTAGGGTTTTTTTTTCTCGGGTACTATTTCATGCATTCTCTCAGAAACCTAAATAATAATGTCTTCTAATCCTTTGTGCCGTACCGTACTACTGGCCATTAGATCATTTTTTGTCCTTGTCCTGTTCTGTATCTCAATTCTCATATCTATATACTATGGGAACAACAGAGATGATGACAAGTAAGGGGATTTACTTGTTAGAATTTGGGGCAGATGCTGATTAAGAAGTACAGAAGTATTGCATTTTTTTCCAACCATGATTTTCCTGGATGATTTACAGATAGTTTGATTAAGCCGAAGTCTTAAATGTCTGCGTTGGAGTAATTTATTTTGATTCTCAAATCACAACCATCTTGTGAAAATTTTATGAGAGAATACTTGAACTTTACAAGGGATAATACAATCTTTTGCTTTTGGTTATTTGTTTCACCCAGTAGAAATTTGAGACATCTCAAGGATAATGTTAGGAACCACAATTTAATACTGAAAATTGAATATATCCCAGAGCAAGCTCTGTAATCCCTAGCTAAAATGCTAGTAACTCCCTAAATAAAGATTGTTACGTGCCTGGGCTTGGAATCGAGTTATGGGACGTTGGACTGTGAAATCTCTTAGTTCGGAATAGGATTCCTGCCGGTTTGATTTACGGCCTTGACGACCTATGATTAATTGAATACTTTGGGGCTCAAGAAAAACAAGAGAACCACCCGATCTTGTAAACAAACACGtttatattgatatattttCTCAATGCCTAATTCTGCTCACCAAGTCCATACATATAACGAAGACTCAATCCAAAAATAAACTGACAGAAAAATCCTACCAAATTTAAAAGATACACTGAAATCAAAAACAAGGAAATAATTATTCTTATTAactaagaaaataaaatcttcttGCTCTTCAATCTTTAGACTTGAATTTTCCATGAGTGAAGCGCTGATAAACTTTGGGCTTGTCTGCCCATTCTTGGCCCATGTCTTCTTCACGGTTCATGACATTGCCGTCCCCTTGAGATGCAAGTTTGTCCTCGAACTTGAAAGATGGAAATTGTGCTGCCAAAACAGAAACAACTTCCCAAGAAGCCTCAGATGGCGCCAGTCCTTGCCAATGAACTAAAAACTCTTGGTTGCCATTGTGTATGCGTGTATCCAAGATGGCCTGCGGTTGTCGGCTTTCCTCTTCGGTTGGAAATTGTGGAAGCACAGGGTCCGCATCATGAGTGCCTTTGAATTTTCTGAGTGTTGAAACATGAAAAACTGGATGGATTTTGGATGACTCTGGAAGTTGAAGTTTGTATGCGACTGACCCAACAcgactgaggatcagaaatggACCATAATAATGAGGGCCGAGTTTCTGATTTTTGCGCGAAGCTAACGATTTTTGGCGATAGGGCTGTAGCTTAAGCAACACTTTGTCCCCCACGTTGAACTGGAGGTCACGATGAGCAGCATCATAATGTGCTTTCATGGAGTTTTGTGCTTGCAAGAGCCTGTTTCGCAATGCCAGGAGAACTTGATCCCGATTTTGTAACTCTCGATCCACAGAATCAATGCGGGACAGCCCGGGACAGTGACAGTAATCGAGGTGAGGGTCGACCATAGACTGCTTCAAATGGCGTAGTGCGAAGAAAAAATGAAAACTGGTGTTTTAGCAATACTCGGACCACGACAGCCAGCTGACCCATTTCTTTGGATAGTCCCCTGTGAAGCAACGCAAATACATCTCCACAATACGATTGACAGCCTCTGTTTGACCATCGGATTGCGGGTGATATGCTGAAGTAAAGCATAATTGTGAACCACTTAGCCGGAAAAGTTCCTTCCAAAAAGAGCTTGTAAAGGTAACATCTCGATCAGTAACAATGGTCTCCGGTAGCCCATGCAATTTAAACACGTGATCAAAGAAAACTCGAGCCACATGCACCGCCGTATAAGGGTGCGAGAGTGCTAAAAAATGAGCATATTTAGAGAGACGATCCACAACCACCAATAGCACATTTTTACCTTGCGACATCGGAAGCCCTTCCACGAAATCCATGGATATATCAGCCCATACATGTTGTGGAATTGGAAGGGGTTGGAGCAACCCTGCAGGTTTTAAAAGTTCCACCTTATTCCATTGGCAGATGAGGCACGTGGCCACAAACTCTTGGACTTGACGCTTCATTCCCATCCAAAAGAAATCGCGAGAAATGCGATGCAAAGTTTTTTGAAAGCCCTCATGGTAGGCGTTGTGTGTACTCGAAATGACAGGAGCAATGGAGGGGGAGGTTTTTGGTAAATACACACGCTGACGATACCATATAAGACCATCCTGAAACTCCCAAAGCCCGATAGCCGCGCCTTGCTGGATTTTCTGGATCAACGGTTGAAGCTCTGCCGTTTTACTATGTTCTTCGCGGATCTTGCTGAAAATGTCGACATGAGGCATGGAAATAGCCTGTAAACTGGCCCCTTCTTCATCACGCCGAGATAGCGCGTCTGCCACCACGTTGGAGCTGCCCGCTTTGTATTCCACGTGAAAATCAAAACCCAAAAGTTTGCTAATCCAATGCTGTTGTGGGGATGTCGTAATACGCTGCTCCAGTAAAAACTTAAGGCTGTAATGATCGGTGCGAACCACAAAGGTATTTCCCCAAAAATAAGACCTCCAATGGCGCACTGCTTTAGCTAATCCAATTAGCTCTATTTCATATGCAGGGAGCTTTCTGTGTCGTTGTGGTAAAGTTTGGCTAAAAAAAGCAATGGAGCGGCCATTCTGATGCAAAACCGCGCCAATCCCAATGTCAGACGCGTCACACTCCACCACAAAGTTGGTTGAAAAATCCGGCAAGGAAAGAACAGGTGTTGTTGTCATCATCGTTTTTAATTGGTCAAAAGCTCGAGAAGCTTCGTTGCTCCACTTGAATGAGTTTTTCTTTAATAGCTGGGTAAGTGGCGCGGCAATGATGCCATAATCCTTGACAAATTTACGATAATAATCGGTGAGACCCAAAAACCCTCGCAACCCTTTAACCGTGGTTGGAGTTGGCCATTGTTTGACTGCCTTAATCTTGTCCTCGTCGACTTTAACCCCTGTTTGATTGACCACATGACCGAGATAGGCCACTTCTGTCCGTGCAAAAATACACTTGGATTGCTTCAAGACAAATTGGTGCAGGCGTAATATCAAACAAACTGTGCGAACATGACCCAAATGGTCTTCCCACGTTGAGCTGTAgattaaaatatcatcaaagaaAACCAAAATAAACTGCCGTAAATACTGCCCAAACACCGAATTCATAATTGGTTGGAAGGTAGAAGGTGCGTTGGTAAGGCCAAAGGGCATTACTACAAACTCAAAGTGGCCGTGATGAGTGCGGAAGACCGTCATATGCACACAACTAGGATCCATAAGAATCTGATGGTATCCGGCTCGTAAATCCAGCTTGGAAAAATATTTTGCACCATGAAGTTCTTCTAACAGCTCGTCGATTACTGGAATCGGGAATTTATCCTTAATGGTTTTTGCATTGAGAGCCCGATAGTCGACACAAAACCGCCAAGTGTCGTCGCTCTTTTTGACCAAAAGTACTGGGGAGGAGAATGGAGAGTTGCTAGGTCGAATGAGTCCCTTCTCAAGCATATCTGCGCATTGTCGCTCAATCTCATCTTTTTGGGCATGAGGATAGCGGTATGGACGCACCACGACGGGATTGGCACCGTGTTCCAGTATGATTTTGTGATTGGCTCGGCGTGAAGGTGGAAGTCCCGTTGGTTCCGCAAATATATCCGAAAATTCGGCCAAAAGTTGTGCTAACTGTCCGTGTCTGTTGTCGTCATTGGTAAGCAACGTAGATAATTGGAGGCTGGTTGTAGTGCCTTCTTTTTGAGGGCCAGATAAAGCATTCGTCGTGGCCCCTTGCACGAATCTCATCGACATATCCTGGAAGTCCCATGTGATCGGACCAAGTGTTTGCAGACAATTTACTCCCAAAACGGCGCCGAATTCACCAAGTGATAAGATATAAAAATCCACACAGAAGAGATGTCGCTGTAGTTGGATATTTATATGATGGCAAACTCCGATGCACGACAATTTCTTTCCGCTGGCTACTGTCACCCAAAGGCCCGCTGGTTGCTCTATGGGCAGCTGCAATTTATGAGCCAAGTTGGTGTCCAAGAAGCAATGTGTGCTACCAGAATCGATAAGCACAAAAACTGAAATACTCTTAATAGCCCCCCAAATTTTCATGGTTTGTGCTTGCGAGGACCCGGAAATAGCATGTATGGTCAGTCCCAAATCCTGGGAGTCTTCTGATTCACCTTGTTCTTCATCGGTCACTTCcaaccaaaataattttttgcatCGATGACCGGGGGCATACAGCTCATCACAATTAAAACAGAGCCCACGTGATCGTCGTTCTTCCATCTCCCCTCGATTTAATTTCTTAACAAATGATGGCGGACTAGGATTAACCCCTGTTTTGCGCAGTTCATGGGTGCCTTCTTTGCGCTCAAATAATCGAGCAAGGCTCATGGCACTCATTAAATCCTTTGGATGCTGGATTTCCACCTCTATTGCAATCTGCTCCCTGAGCCCACTGATAAATATTTCCACTTCTTTCGCTGGTGAGTGCACAAGCATGAGCAGCCAACTGTTCGAACCGGCGCTGATATTCTCCTACGGTTCCTGTTTGACGTAACTTGGATAATTCACCCAATTTATTACTGCGGGTTGTCGGGCCAAATCTGAGATTACATTGTGTTTTGAATTCGTCCCATGGTAAGTTCGGCCTATCTCTTTCCAATTTTAGGAACCAaacttgtgcttcttcttctaGGTGGAATGATGCTAACTCCACCTTTTCTTCTTCCGGTGTGCGTTGATGTCGAAAAAAATGTTCGCACCTATTAATCCACCCCAACGGATCTCCTTGACCATTGTATTTAGGGAATTCCAGTTTTGAGTATTTTGGAATATACCTGCGGCTTTCTCCATCTTCGGTGCGCTTCAAGTCCTCACGTCGATGTCGTGAGTCCTTGTAGCTACTCTCCCCGTTCTGCCCAATTGTATTTTCAGAACGCATATTTGTCATACTCAATGAAAGTTCCTGTAATTGTGCGGCCATCTCCCGCTGCCTCTGTTCCGTAGCACGTTTATCCTCCTGGTACATGTTCATGAATTCCTCGAATTTCTGTTCCAGCTTGCTCATGTCCCCCATAACAGCTGTCTCTGATGCCAATATGTTACATGTCTGGGTTTGGGAT
It encodes:
- the LOC140887945 gene encoding pescadillo homolog isoform X1; the encoded protein is MPKHYRAAGKKKEGHAAKYVTRSQALRHLQLGLSYFRKLCILKGVFPREPKKKLKGNHNSYYHVKDIMFVKHEPILGTLRDMGAYEKKVKKPCQRRTGILLERLLTRKPTYNLDMLIKERYPKFIDALRDLDDCLSMVHLFAALPAVDRAVNGEKIPVDRVHNCRRLSLEWQAFVSRTHKLRKTFISVKGIYYQAEVEGQKIIWLTPHALQQVLPEVDYKVLLTFLEFNEALLASVNHRLYNLINLKYPPILDPRLEAFATDLYAMSRLFDAKDCTSSMKTAAVISSVSERTKIQQKGTNHDESVDSVDRHAQLQQLLSFDETGALMHLAVDAISEDEEDADTRECKNLFKTMKFFLSREVPIESLLFVIPAFGGTVSWEGEGAPLEESDQSITHQIVDRPTQYHKFLSRDYIQPQWVYDCVNARILLPTEKYMVGCVPPPHLSPFVDDEAEGYVPEYAEAIKRLQAAERKGALRLPGTGKEDLGDPQSSLGVNDRAEAIEAAERKRKMTTQVKKHQHELKLELEGVQYSAISDEVEGEDAEGDSEYDLNQIAEDASNMSKIGMSGKKRKQWEAMKKCDEIKKAAAQKFEERKRMDT
- the LOC140887945 gene encoding pescadillo homolog isoform X2, whose translation is MPKHYRAAGKKKEGHAAKYVTRSQALRHLQLGLSYFRKLCILKGVFPREPKKKLKGNHNSYYHVKDIMFVKHEPILGTLRDMGAYEKKVKKPCQRRTGILLERLLTRKPTYNLDMLIKERYPKFIDALRDLDDCLSMVHLFAALPAVDRAVNGEKIPVDRVHNCRRLSLEWQAFVSRTHKLRKTFISVKGIYYQAEVEGQKIIWLTPHALQQVLPEVDYKVLLTFLEFNEALLASVNHRLYNLINLKYPPILDPRLEAFATDLYAMSRLFDAKDCTSSMKTAAVISSVSERTKIQQKGTNHDESVDSVDRHAQLQQLLSFDETGALMHLAVDAISEDEEDADTRECKNLFKTMKFFLSREVPIESLLFVIPAFGGTVSWEGEGAPLEESDQSITHQIVDRPTQYHKFLSRDYIQPQWVYDCVNARILLPTEKYMVGCVPPPHLSPFVDDEAEGYVPEYAEAIKRLQAAERKGALRLPGTGKEDLGDPQSSLGVNDRAEAIEAAERKRKVKKHQHELKLELEGVQYSAISDEVEGEDAEGDSEYDLNQIAEDASNMSKIGMSGKKRKQWEAMKKCDEIKKAAAQKFEERKRMDT
- the LOC140887945 gene encoding pescadillo homolog isoform X3, whose product is MPKHYRAAGKKKEGHAAKYVTRSQALRHLQLGLSYFRKLCILKGVFPREPKKKLKGNHNSYYHVKDIMFVKHEPILGTLRDMGAYEKKVKKPCQRRTGILLERLLTRKPTYNLDMLIKERYPKFIDALRDLDDCLSMVHLFAALPAVDRAVNGEKIPVDRVHNCRRLSLEWQAFVSRTHKLRKTFISVKGIYYQAEVEGQKIIWLTPHALQQVLPEVDYKVLLTFLEFNEALLASVNHRLYNLINLKYPPILDPRLEAFATDLYAMSRLFDAKDCTSSMKTAAVISSVSERTKIQQKGTNHDESVDSVDRHAQLQQLLSFDETGALMHLAVDAISEDEEDADTRECKNLFKTMKFFLSREIVDRPTQYHKFLSRDYIQPQWVYDCVNARILLPTEKYMVGCVPPPHLSPFVDDEAEGYVPEYAEAIKRLQAAERKGALRLPGTGKEDLGDPQSSLGVNDRAEAIEAAERKRKMTTQVKKHQHELKLELEGVQYSAISDEVEGEDAEGDSEYDLNQIAEDASNMSKIGMSGKKRKQWEAMKKCDEIKKAAAQKFEERKRMDT